In Hemicordylus capensis ecotype Gifberg chromosome 3, rHemCap1.1.pri, whole genome shotgun sequence, one DNA window encodes the following:
- the POLL gene encoding DNA polymerase lambda isoform X6 gives MGQARAEIFRKHIIQNGGSICSQLSPDVTHVIVDEGMECDRAFRLLRLAKLPSGLQLVKASWLSSCIAAQQILSTTGYSLFIPEKYLDVASFSKRQPEALDEKIPSPMESAVMELKAKSQAGASSPCCATHSSGQQRTKGAGLRVSDDEGSDGEELVVTPEELEALMSGQSPNTLSGNSSAVLPTGKWVCAQSSESKKINHNHCITEKLELLAKAYSVQGDKWRALGYSKAINALKSYHKPVTSYQEACKIPGIGKQMAEKILEILESGHLRKLDHISESVPVLEAFSNIWGAGVKTAQMWYQQGFRMLDDIRTKASLTSQQAIGLKHYEDFLERMPREEAAEIEQMVREAAQSIRPGLVCVACGSFRRGKSTCGDVDILVTHPNGHSHQGVFSKLLDSLRQSGFLTDDLVSQEDNGNQKKYLGVCRLLGPGRRHRRLDIIVVPYSEFACALLYFTGSAHFNRSMRALAKTKGMSLSEHALSSGVVRGPGGLKTGPGLALATPTEKDVFMHLGLPYREPRERDW, from the exons ATGGGTCAGGCCAGAGCTGAGATCTTCCGCAAGCACATTATCCAGAATGGGGGGAGCATTTGCAGCCAGCTTTCCCCAGACGTGACTCATGTTATAGTGGATGAAGGCATGGAGTGTGACCGGGCCTTCCGGCTCCTCAGATTAGCCAAATTACCATCGGGATTGCAACTGGTGAAGGCTTCCTGGCTGAGTTCGTGTATTGCAGCACAGCAGATTTTGAGCACTACCGGTTACAGTCTCTTCATCCCAGAAAA ATATCTGGATGTGGCCAGCTTTTCAAAGAGACAACCGGAAGCTCTGGATGAGAAGATCCCATCTCCAATGGAGAGTGCAGTCATGGAGCTGAAGGCCAAATCGCAGGCAGGAGCCAGCTCTCCTTGCTGTGCCACACACTCCTCAGGACAGCAACGGACCAAAGGGGCAGGCCTG AGGGTCTCTGATGATGAAGGAAGTGACGGGGAAGAACTTGTGGTCACCCCAGAAGAATTGGAGGCGCTGATGTCAGGCCAAAGCCCGAATACTCTGTCAGGAAACTCTTCAGCGGTTCTTCCCACTGGCAAATGGGTTTGTGCTCAGTCCTCTGAAAGCAAGAAAATTAATCATAACCACTGCATTACGGAGAAGCTGGAGCTGCTGGCAAAAGCTTACTCTGTCCAGGGGGACAAGTGGCGAGCGCTAGGGTACTCCAAAGCCATTAATGCACTGAAGAGCTACCACAAGCCTGTCACCTCCTATCAG GAAGCCTGTAAGATCCCTGGAATTGGGAAGCAGATGGCAGAAAAGATTTTGGAGATCCTGGAGAGCGGGCATCTTCGAAAGCTGGATCACATCAGTGAGAGTGTGCCAGTACTGGAAGCATTTTCCAATATCTGGGGAGCAGGAGTGAAGACAGCTCAGATGTGGTACCAGCAG GGTTTCCGCATGCTGGATGATATCCGCACAAAGGCTTCTCTCACTAGCCAGCAAGCCATTGGCTTGAAGCACTACGAGGACTTTTTGGAGCGCATGCCACGGGAAGAAGCTGCAGAAATTGAACAGATG GTCAGAGAAGCAGCTCAGTCTATCAGACCTGGACTGGTATGTGTGGCTTGTGGCTCATTCCGGCGGGGAAAGTCCACCTGTGGGGATGTGGATATATTGGTGACTCATCCCAATGGCCACTCTCACCAAGGCGTATTCAGCAAGCTGCTTGACAGCCTCCGGCAAAGCG GCTTCCTCACAGATGACTTGGTGAGTCAAGAGGACAATGGAAACCAGAAGAAGTACTTGGGGGTCTGCCGACTGCTAGGCCCAGGCCGGCGCCACCGCCGCCTTGACATCATTGTGGTGCCCTACAGTGAGTTTGCCTGCGCCCTGCTCTACTTCACCGGCTCAGCCCACTTCAACCGCTCCATGCGAGCTCTGGCCAAGACCAAGGGCATGAGCCTGTCGGAGCATGCCCTCAGCAGTGGCGTGGTGCGTGGCCCCGGTGGCCTCAAAacagggcctggcctggccctggccactCCTACTGAGAAGGACGTGTTCATGCACCTGGGGCTGCCTTACCGGGAGCCACGAGAGAGGGACTGGTGA
- the POLL gene encoding DNA polymerase lambda isoform X2 produces the protein MCPMPPIFFSKTAYSCPRKRHPCSMEPQGIVKAFPKRKKVRDDSQKVVPPKVMKEETINVQGWLEPIVAYVLQAGMGQARAEIFRKHIIQNGGSICSQLSPDVTHVIVDEGMECDRAFRLLRLAKLPSGLQLVKASWLSSCIAAQQILSTTGYSLFIPEKYLDVASFSKRQPEALDEKIPSPMESAVMELKAKSQAGASSPCCATHSSGQQRTKGAGLRVSDDEGSDGEELVVTPEELEALMSGQSPNTLSGNSSAVLPTGKWVCAQSSESKKINHNHCITEKLELLAKAYSVQGDKWRALGYSKAINALKSYHKPVTSYQEACKIPGIGKQMAEKILEILESGHLRKLDHISESVPVLEAFSNIWGAGVKTAQMWYQQGFRMLDDIRTKASLTSQQAIGLKHYEDFLERMPREEAAEIEQMVREAAQSIRPGLVCVACGSFRRGKSTCGDVDILVTHPNGHSHQGVFSKLLDSLRQSGFLTDDLVSQEDNGNQKKYLGVCRLLGPGRRHRRLDIIVVPYSEFACALLYFTGSAHFNRSMRALAKTKGMSLSEHALSSGVVRGPGGLKTGPGLALATPTEKDVFMHLGLPYREPRERDW, from the exons ATGTGTCCAATGCCACCCA TCTTCTTCAGCAAGACAGCTTACTCCTGCCCGCGAAAGAGGCATCCATGTTCCATGGAGCCCCAAGGAATAGTCAAAGCTTTCCCCAAACGGAAGAAAGTGAGAGATGATTCACAGAAAGTGGTCCCTCCAAAGGTAATGAAAGAAGAAACCATCAATGTGCAGG GTTGGTTAGAGCCAATCGTGGCCTATGTGCTGCAAGCTGGAATGGGTCAGGCCAGAGCTGAGATCTTCCGCAAGCACATTATCCAGAATGGGGGGAGCATTTGCAGCCAGCTTTCCCCAGACGTGACTCATGTTATAGTGGATGAAGGCATGGAGTGTGACCGGGCCTTCCGGCTCCTCAGATTAGCCAAATTACCATCGGGATTGCAACTGGTGAAGGCTTCCTGGCTGAGTTCGTGTATTGCAGCACAGCAGATTTTGAGCACTACCGGTTACAGTCTCTTCATCCCAGAAAA ATATCTGGATGTGGCCAGCTTTTCAAAGAGACAACCGGAAGCTCTGGATGAGAAGATCCCATCTCCAATGGAGAGTGCAGTCATGGAGCTGAAGGCCAAATCGCAGGCAGGAGCCAGCTCTCCTTGCTGTGCCACACACTCCTCAGGACAGCAACGGACCAAAGGGGCAGGCCTG AGGGTCTCTGATGATGAAGGAAGTGACGGGGAAGAACTTGTGGTCACCCCAGAAGAATTGGAGGCGCTGATGTCAGGCCAAAGCCCGAATACTCTGTCAGGAAACTCTTCAGCGGTTCTTCCCACTGGCAAATGGGTTTGTGCTCAGTCCTCTGAAAGCAAGAAAATTAATCATAACCACTGCATTACGGAGAAGCTGGAGCTGCTGGCAAAAGCTTACTCTGTCCAGGGGGACAAGTGGCGAGCGCTAGGGTACTCCAAAGCCATTAATGCACTGAAGAGCTACCACAAGCCTGTCACCTCCTATCAG GAAGCCTGTAAGATCCCTGGAATTGGGAAGCAGATGGCAGAAAAGATTTTGGAGATCCTGGAGAGCGGGCATCTTCGAAAGCTGGATCACATCAGTGAGAGTGTGCCAGTACTGGAAGCATTTTCCAATATCTGGGGAGCAGGAGTGAAGACAGCTCAGATGTGGTACCAGCAG GGTTTCCGCATGCTGGATGATATCCGCACAAAGGCTTCTCTCACTAGCCAGCAAGCCATTGGCTTGAAGCACTACGAGGACTTTTTGGAGCGCATGCCACGGGAAGAAGCTGCAGAAATTGAACAGATG GTCAGAGAAGCAGCTCAGTCTATCAGACCTGGACTGGTATGTGTGGCTTGTGGCTCATTCCGGCGGGGAAAGTCCACCTGTGGGGATGTGGATATATTGGTGACTCATCCCAATGGCCACTCTCACCAAGGCGTATTCAGCAAGCTGCTTGACAGCCTCCGGCAAAGCG GCTTCCTCACAGATGACTTGGTGAGTCAAGAGGACAATGGAAACCAGAAGAAGTACTTGGGGGTCTGCCGACTGCTAGGCCCAGGCCGGCGCCACCGCCGCCTTGACATCATTGTGGTGCCCTACAGTGAGTTTGCCTGCGCCCTGCTCTACTTCACCGGCTCAGCCCACTTCAACCGCTCCATGCGAGCTCTGGCCAAGACCAAGGGCATGAGCCTGTCGGAGCATGCCCTCAGCAGTGGCGTGGTGCGTGGCCCCGGTGGCCTCAAAacagggcctggcctggccctggccactCCTACTGAGAAGGACGTGTTCATGCACCTGGGGCTGCCTTACCGGGAGCCACGAGAGAGGGACTGGTGA
- the POLL gene encoding DNA polymerase lambda isoform X4, with translation MEPQGIVKAFPKRKKVRDDSQKVVPPKVMKEETINVQAGWLEPIVAYVLQAGMGQARAEIFRKHIIQNGGSICSQLSPDVTHVIVDEGMECDRAFRLLRLAKLPSGLQLVKASWLSSCIAAQQILSTTGYSLFIPEKYLDVASFSKRQPEALDEKIPSPMESAVMELKAKSQAGASSPCCATHSSGQQRTKGAGLRVSDDEGSDGEELVVTPEELEALMSGQSPNTLSGNSSAVLPTGKWVCAQSSESKKINHNHCITEKLELLAKAYSVQGDKWRALGYSKAINALKSYHKPVTSYQEACKIPGIGKQMAEKILEILESGHLRKLDHISESVPVLEAFSNIWGAGVKTAQMWYQQGFRMLDDIRTKASLTSQQAIGLKHYEDFLERMPREEAAEIEQMVREAAQSIRPGLVCVACGSFRRGKSTCGDVDILVTHPNGHSHQGVFSKLLDSLRQSGFLTDDLVSQEDNGNQKKYLGVCRLLGPGRRHRRLDIIVVPYSEFACALLYFTGSAHFNRSMRALAKTKGMSLSEHALSSGVVRGPGGLKTGPGLALATPTEKDVFMHLGLPYREPRERDW, from the exons ATGGAGCCCCAAGGAATAGTCAAAGCTTTCCCCAAACGGAAGAAAGTGAGAGATGATTCACAGAAAGTGGTCCCTCCAAAGGTAATGAAAGAAGAAACCATCAATGTGCAGG CAGGTTGGTTAGAGCCAATCGTGGCCTATGTGCTGCAAGCTGGAATGGGTCAGGCCAGAGCTGAGATCTTCCGCAAGCACATTATCCAGAATGGGGGGAGCATTTGCAGCCAGCTTTCCCCAGACGTGACTCATGTTATAGTGGATGAAGGCATGGAGTGTGACCGGGCCTTCCGGCTCCTCAGATTAGCCAAATTACCATCGGGATTGCAACTGGTGAAGGCTTCCTGGCTGAGTTCGTGTATTGCAGCACAGCAGATTTTGAGCACTACCGGTTACAGTCTCTTCATCCCAGAAAA ATATCTGGATGTGGCCAGCTTTTCAAAGAGACAACCGGAAGCTCTGGATGAGAAGATCCCATCTCCAATGGAGAGTGCAGTCATGGAGCTGAAGGCCAAATCGCAGGCAGGAGCCAGCTCTCCTTGCTGTGCCACACACTCCTCAGGACAGCAACGGACCAAAGGGGCAGGCCTG AGGGTCTCTGATGATGAAGGAAGTGACGGGGAAGAACTTGTGGTCACCCCAGAAGAATTGGAGGCGCTGATGTCAGGCCAAAGCCCGAATACTCTGTCAGGAAACTCTTCAGCGGTTCTTCCCACTGGCAAATGGGTTTGTGCTCAGTCCTCTGAAAGCAAGAAAATTAATCATAACCACTGCATTACGGAGAAGCTGGAGCTGCTGGCAAAAGCTTACTCTGTCCAGGGGGACAAGTGGCGAGCGCTAGGGTACTCCAAAGCCATTAATGCACTGAAGAGCTACCACAAGCCTGTCACCTCCTATCAG GAAGCCTGTAAGATCCCTGGAATTGGGAAGCAGATGGCAGAAAAGATTTTGGAGATCCTGGAGAGCGGGCATCTTCGAAAGCTGGATCACATCAGTGAGAGTGTGCCAGTACTGGAAGCATTTTCCAATATCTGGGGAGCAGGAGTGAAGACAGCTCAGATGTGGTACCAGCAG GGTTTCCGCATGCTGGATGATATCCGCACAAAGGCTTCTCTCACTAGCCAGCAAGCCATTGGCTTGAAGCACTACGAGGACTTTTTGGAGCGCATGCCACGGGAAGAAGCTGCAGAAATTGAACAGATG GTCAGAGAAGCAGCTCAGTCTATCAGACCTGGACTGGTATGTGTGGCTTGTGGCTCATTCCGGCGGGGAAAGTCCACCTGTGGGGATGTGGATATATTGGTGACTCATCCCAATGGCCACTCTCACCAAGGCGTATTCAGCAAGCTGCTTGACAGCCTCCGGCAAAGCG GCTTCCTCACAGATGACTTGGTGAGTCAAGAGGACAATGGAAACCAGAAGAAGTACTTGGGGGTCTGCCGACTGCTAGGCCCAGGCCGGCGCCACCGCCGCCTTGACATCATTGTGGTGCCCTACAGTGAGTTTGCCTGCGCCCTGCTCTACTTCACCGGCTCAGCCCACTTCAACCGCTCCATGCGAGCTCTGGCCAAGACCAAGGGCATGAGCCTGTCGGAGCATGCCCTCAGCAGTGGCGTGGTGCGTGGCCCCGGTGGCCTCAAAacagggcctggcctggccctggccactCCTACTGAGAAGGACGTGTTCATGCACCTGGGGCTGCCTTACCGGGAGCCACGAGAGAGGGACTGGTGA
- the POLL gene encoding DNA polymerase lambda isoform X7: MIHRKWSLQRYLDVASFSKRQPEALDEKIPSPMESAVMELKAKSQAGASSPCCATHSSGQQRTKGAGLRVSDDEGSDGEELVVTPEELEALMSGQSPNTLSGNSSAVLPTGKWVCAQSSESKKINHNHCITEKLELLAKAYSVQGDKWRALGYSKAINALKSYHKPVTSYQEACKIPGIGKQMAEKILEILESGHLRKLDHISESVPVLEAFSNIWGAGVKTAQMWYQQGFRMLDDIRTKASLTSQQAIGLKHYEDFLERMPREEAAEIEQMVREAAQSIRPGLVCVACGSFRRGKSTCGDVDILVTHPNGHSHQGVFSKLLDSLRQSGFLTDDLVSQEDNGNQKKYLGVCRLLGPGRRHRRLDIIVVPYSEFACALLYFTGSAHFNRSMRALAKTKGMSLSEHALSSGVVRGPGGLKTGPGLALATPTEKDVFMHLGLPYREPRERDW; the protein is encoded by the exons ATGATTCACAGAAAGTGGTCCCTCCAAAG ATATCTGGATGTGGCCAGCTTTTCAAAGAGACAACCGGAAGCTCTGGATGAGAAGATCCCATCTCCAATGGAGAGTGCAGTCATGGAGCTGAAGGCCAAATCGCAGGCAGGAGCCAGCTCTCCTTGCTGTGCCACACACTCCTCAGGACAGCAACGGACCAAAGGGGCAGGCCTG AGGGTCTCTGATGATGAAGGAAGTGACGGGGAAGAACTTGTGGTCACCCCAGAAGAATTGGAGGCGCTGATGTCAGGCCAAAGCCCGAATACTCTGTCAGGAAACTCTTCAGCGGTTCTTCCCACTGGCAAATGGGTTTGTGCTCAGTCCTCTGAAAGCAAGAAAATTAATCATAACCACTGCATTACGGAGAAGCTGGAGCTGCTGGCAAAAGCTTACTCTGTCCAGGGGGACAAGTGGCGAGCGCTAGGGTACTCCAAAGCCATTAATGCACTGAAGAGCTACCACAAGCCTGTCACCTCCTATCAG GAAGCCTGTAAGATCCCTGGAATTGGGAAGCAGATGGCAGAAAAGATTTTGGAGATCCTGGAGAGCGGGCATCTTCGAAAGCTGGATCACATCAGTGAGAGTGTGCCAGTACTGGAAGCATTTTCCAATATCTGGGGAGCAGGAGTGAAGACAGCTCAGATGTGGTACCAGCAG GGTTTCCGCATGCTGGATGATATCCGCACAAAGGCTTCTCTCACTAGCCAGCAAGCCATTGGCTTGAAGCACTACGAGGACTTTTTGGAGCGCATGCCACGGGAAGAAGCTGCAGAAATTGAACAGATG GTCAGAGAAGCAGCTCAGTCTATCAGACCTGGACTGGTATGTGTGGCTTGTGGCTCATTCCGGCGGGGAAAGTCCACCTGTGGGGATGTGGATATATTGGTGACTCATCCCAATGGCCACTCTCACCAAGGCGTATTCAGCAAGCTGCTTGACAGCCTCCGGCAAAGCG GCTTCCTCACAGATGACTTGGTGAGTCAAGAGGACAATGGAAACCAGAAGAAGTACTTGGGGGTCTGCCGACTGCTAGGCCCAGGCCGGCGCCACCGCCGCCTTGACATCATTGTGGTGCCCTACAGTGAGTTTGCCTGCGCCCTGCTCTACTTCACCGGCTCAGCCCACTTCAACCGCTCCATGCGAGCTCTGGCCAAGACCAAGGGCATGAGCCTGTCGGAGCATGCCCTCAGCAGTGGCGTGGTGCGTGGCCCCGGTGGCCTCAAAacagggcctggcctggccctggccactCCTACTGAGAAGGACGTGTTCATGCACCTGGGGCTGCCTTACCGGGAGCCACGAGAGAGGGACTGGTGA
- the POLL gene encoding DNA polymerase lambda isoform X5, protein MPLAGWLEPIVAYVLQAGMGQARAEIFRKHIIQNGGSICSQLSPDVTHVIVDEGMECDRAFRLLRLAKLPSGLQLVKASWLSSCIAAQQILSTTGYSLFIPEKYLDVASFSKRQPEALDEKIPSPMESAVMELKAKSQAGASSPCCATHSSGQQRTKGAGLRVSDDEGSDGEELVVTPEELEALMSGQSPNTLSGNSSAVLPTGKWVCAQSSESKKINHNHCITEKLELLAKAYSVQGDKWRALGYSKAINALKSYHKPVTSYQEACKIPGIGKQMAEKILEILESGHLRKLDHISESVPVLEAFSNIWGAGVKTAQMWYQQGFRMLDDIRTKASLTSQQAIGLKHYEDFLERMPREEAAEIEQMVREAAQSIRPGLVCVACGSFRRGKSTCGDVDILVTHPNGHSHQGVFSKLLDSLRQSGFLTDDLVSQEDNGNQKKYLGVCRLLGPGRRHRRLDIIVVPYSEFACALLYFTGSAHFNRSMRALAKTKGMSLSEHALSSGVVRGPGGLKTGPGLALATPTEKDVFMHLGLPYREPRERDW, encoded by the exons ATGCCTCTGG CAGGTTGGTTAGAGCCAATCGTGGCCTATGTGCTGCAAGCTGGAATGGGTCAGGCCAGAGCTGAGATCTTCCGCAAGCACATTATCCAGAATGGGGGGAGCATTTGCAGCCAGCTTTCCCCAGACGTGACTCATGTTATAGTGGATGAAGGCATGGAGTGTGACCGGGCCTTCCGGCTCCTCAGATTAGCCAAATTACCATCGGGATTGCAACTGGTGAAGGCTTCCTGGCTGAGTTCGTGTATTGCAGCACAGCAGATTTTGAGCACTACCGGTTACAGTCTCTTCATCCCAGAAAA ATATCTGGATGTGGCCAGCTTTTCAAAGAGACAACCGGAAGCTCTGGATGAGAAGATCCCATCTCCAATGGAGAGTGCAGTCATGGAGCTGAAGGCCAAATCGCAGGCAGGAGCCAGCTCTCCTTGCTGTGCCACACACTCCTCAGGACAGCAACGGACCAAAGGGGCAGGCCTG AGGGTCTCTGATGATGAAGGAAGTGACGGGGAAGAACTTGTGGTCACCCCAGAAGAATTGGAGGCGCTGATGTCAGGCCAAAGCCCGAATACTCTGTCAGGAAACTCTTCAGCGGTTCTTCCCACTGGCAAATGGGTTTGTGCTCAGTCCTCTGAAAGCAAGAAAATTAATCATAACCACTGCATTACGGAGAAGCTGGAGCTGCTGGCAAAAGCTTACTCTGTCCAGGGGGACAAGTGGCGAGCGCTAGGGTACTCCAAAGCCATTAATGCACTGAAGAGCTACCACAAGCCTGTCACCTCCTATCAG GAAGCCTGTAAGATCCCTGGAATTGGGAAGCAGATGGCAGAAAAGATTTTGGAGATCCTGGAGAGCGGGCATCTTCGAAAGCTGGATCACATCAGTGAGAGTGTGCCAGTACTGGAAGCATTTTCCAATATCTGGGGAGCAGGAGTGAAGACAGCTCAGATGTGGTACCAGCAG GGTTTCCGCATGCTGGATGATATCCGCACAAAGGCTTCTCTCACTAGCCAGCAAGCCATTGGCTTGAAGCACTACGAGGACTTTTTGGAGCGCATGCCACGGGAAGAAGCTGCAGAAATTGAACAGATG GTCAGAGAAGCAGCTCAGTCTATCAGACCTGGACTGGTATGTGTGGCTTGTGGCTCATTCCGGCGGGGAAAGTCCACCTGTGGGGATGTGGATATATTGGTGACTCATCCCAATGGCCACTCTCACCAAGGCGTATTCAGCAAGCTGCTTGACAGCCTCCGGCAAAGCG GCTTCCTCACAGATGACTTGGTGAGTCAAGAGGACAATGGAAACCAGAAGAAGTACTTGGGGGTCTGCCGACTGCTAGGCCCAGGCCGGCGCCACCGCCGCCTTGACATCATTGTGGTGCCCTACAGTGAGTTTGCCTGCGCCCTGCTCTACTTCACCGGCTCAGCCCACTTCAACCGCTCCATGCGAGCTCTGGCCAAGACCAAGGGCATGAGCCTGTCGGAGCATGCCCTCAGCAGTGGCGTGGTGCGTGGCCCCGGTGGCCTCAAAacagggcctggcctggccctggccactCCTACTGAGAAGGACGTGTTCATGCACCTGGGGCTGCCTTACCGGGAGCCACGAGAGAGGGACTGGTGA
- the POLL gene encoding DNA polymerase lambda isoform X3 yields MPLVFFSKTAYSCPRKRHPCSMEPQGIVKAFPKRKKVRDDSQKVVPPKVMKEETINVQAGWLEPIVAYVLQAGMGQARAEIFRKHIIQNGGSICSQLSPDVTHVIVDEGMECDRAFRLLRLAKLPSGLQLVKASWLSSCIAAQQILSTTGYSLFIPEKYLDVASFSKRQPEALDEKIPSPMESAVMELKAKSQAGASSPCCATHSSGQQRTKGAGLRVSDDEGSDGEELVVTPEELEALMSGQSPNTLSGNSSAVLPTGKWVCAQSSESKKINHNHCITEKLELLAKAYSVQGDKWRALGYSKAINALKSYHKPVTSYQEACKIPGIGKQMAEKILEILESGHLRKLDHISESVPVLEAFSNIWGAGVKTAQMWYQQGFRMLDDIRTKASLTSQQAIGLKHYEDFLERMPREEAAEIEQMVREAAQSIRPGLVCVACGSFRRGKSTCGDVDILVTHPNGHSHQGVFSKLLDSLRQSGFLTDDLVSQEDNGNQKKYLGVCRLLGPGRRHRRLDIIVVPYSEFACALLYFTGSAHFNRSMRALAKTKGMSLSEHALSSGVVRGPGGLKTGPGLALATPTEKDVFMHLGLPYREPRERDW; encoded by the exons ATGCCTCTGG TCTTCTTCAGCAAGACAGCTTACTCCTGCCCGCGAAAGAGGCATCCATGTTCCATGGAGCCCCAAGGAATAGTCAAAGCTTTCCCCAAACGGAAGAAAGTGAGAGATGATTCACAGAAAGTGGTCCCTCCAAAGGTAATGAAAGAAGAAACCATCAATGTGCAGG CAGGTTGGTTAGAGCCAATCGTGGCCTATGTGCTGCAAGCTGGAATGGGTCAGGCCAGAGCTGAGATCTTCCGCAAGCACATTATCCAGAATGGGGGGAGCATTTGCAGCCAGCTTTCCCCAGACGTGACTCATGTTATAGTGGATGAAGGCATGGAGTGTGACCGGGCCTTCCGGCTCCTCAGATTAGCCAAATTACCATCGGGATTGCAACTGGTGAAGGCTTCCTGGCTGAGTTCGTGTATTGCAGCACAGCAGATTTTGAGCACTACCGGTTACAGTCTCTTCATCCCAGAAAA ATATCTGGATGTGGCCAGCTTTTCAAAGAGACAACCGGAAGCTCTGGATGAGAAGATCCCATCTCCAATGGAGAGTGCAGTCATGGAGCTGAAGGCCAAATCGCAGGCAGGAGCCAGCTCTCCTTGCTGTGCCACACACTCCTCAGGACAGCAACGGACCAAAGGGGCAGGCCTG AGGGTCTCTGATGATGAAGGAAGTGACGGGGAAGAACTTGTGGTCACCCCAGAAGAATTGGAGGCGCTGATGTCAGGCCAAAGCCCGAATACTCTGTCAGGAAACTCTTCAGCGGTTCTTCCCACTGGCAAATGGGTTTGTGCTCAGTCCTCTGAAAGCAAGAAAATTAATCATAACCACTGCATTACGGAGAAGCTGGAGCTGCTGGCAAAAGCTTACTCTGTCCAGGGGGACAAGTGGCGAGCGCTAGGGTACTCCAAAGCCATTAATGCACTGAAGAGCTACCACAAGCCTGTCACCTCCTATCAG GAAGCCTGTAAGATCCCTGGAATTGGGAAGCAGATGGCAGAAAAGATTTTGGAGATCCTGGAGAGCGGGCATCTTCGAAAGCTGGATCACATCAGTGAGAGTGTGCCAGTACTGGAAGCATTTTCCAATATCTGGGGAGCAGGAGTGAAGACAGCTCAGATGTGGTACCAGCAG GGTTTCCGCATGCTGGATGATATCCGCACAAAGGCTTCTCTCACTAGCCAGCAAGCCATTGGCTTGAAGCACTACGAGGACTTTTTGGAGCGCATGCCACGGGAAGAAGCTGCAGAAATTGAACAGATG GTCAGAGAAGCAGCTCAGTCTATCAGACCTGGACTGGTATGTGTGGCTTGTGGCTCATTCCGGCGGGGAAAGTCCACCTGTGGGGATGTGGATATATTGGTGACTCATCCCAATGGCCACTCTCACCAAGGCGTATTCAGCAAGCTGCTTGACAGCCTCCGGCAAAGCG GCTTCCTCACAGATGACTTGGTGAGTCAAGAGGACAATGGAAACCAGAAGAAGTACTTGGGGGTCTGCCGACTGCTAGGCCCAGGCCGGCGCCACCGCCGCCTTGACATCATTGTGGTGCCCTACAGTGAGTTTGCCTGCGCCCTGCTCTACTTCACCGGCTCAGCCCACTTCAACCGCTCCATGCGAGCTCTGGCCAAGACCAAGGGCATGAGCCTGTCGGAGCATGCCCTCAGCAGTGGCGTGGTGCGTGGCCCCGGTGGCCTCAAAacagggcctggcctggccctggccactCCTACTGAGAAGGACGTGTTCATGCACCTGGGGCTGCCTTACCGGGAGCCACGAGAGAGGGACTGGTGA